The following are encoded together in the Brassica napus cultivar Da-Ae chromosome A9, Da-Ae, whole genome shotgun sequence genome:
- the LOC106365152 gene encoding probable myosin-binding protein 6: MVGRSYSLNMRGVESQDLRIALYEMKEDVQRLQEELDAEREATATSASEAMSMILRLQGEKAALVMEASQYRRMVEERMSHAELSLELLEDLNYQKEDEIKNLESRLYAYKCKLLSLGCKGTDDDRSFSDMRWCDRSQTPSPEPVDTDVLVPVEKEVIEQSLDSSRKHQEKNLDLCWDQIKKLDEQLKELTDSIKMETFSVSETKNGEISEAFAASSSNIQDMVPKVCKKSSKRKRKRSVKRDHVQGGFSENDAEYQAELQRLRERVEQLERARCTAEPQTSEVKQEEELSVVQAEMKDSRTTVELLPCYDSAIVSVQEAMLYFWL; the protein is encoded by the exons ATGGTAGGAAGAAGCTACAGCTTAAACATGCGTGGAGTTGAGTCCCAGGATCTTAGGATAGCTCTTTATGAAATGAAGGAAGATGTTCAGAGACTCCAAGAAGAGTTAGACGCCGAGAGAGAAGCCACTGCCACGTCAGCGAGCGAAGCCATGTCAATGATTCTAAGGCTCCAAGGAGAAAAAGCTGCTTTGGTTATGGAAGCTAGCCAGTACAGGAGAATGGTGGAGGAGAGAATGTCTCACGCTGAGCTGTCCCTGGAGCTTTTGGAGGATCTGAATTACCAGAAAGAAGACGAAATCAAGAATCTCGAAAGCAGGTTATATGCCTACAAATGCAAGCTTTTGAGCTTGGGATGTAAGGGAACCGATGATGATCGTTCTTTTAGTGATATGAGATGGTGTGATAGATCACAAACACCATCTCCAGAACCGGTTGATACAGATGTTTTGGTTCCTGTGGAGAAGGAAGTTATTGAGCAGAGCTTGGATTCTTCAAGAAAACATCAGGAGAAGAATTTAGATTTGTGTTGGGATCAGATCAAGAAGCTAGATGAGCAATTAAAAGAGCTTACAGATTCTATAAAAATGGAGACGTTCTCTGTGTCAGAAACTAAGAATGGAGAAATAAGTGAAGCTTTTGCTGCCAGCTCGTCAAACATTCAAGATATGGTTCCAAAGGTGTGCAAGAAATCATCTAAACGGAAGAGGAAAAGAAGCGTAAAGAGAGATCATGTACAAGGTGGTTTTTCTGAAAATGATGCAGAGTATCAAGCAGAGTTGCAGCggttgagagagagagtagagcaGCTTGAGCGGGCTAGATGCACCGCAGAGCCTCAAACTAGTGAAGTAAAGCAAGAAGAAGAGTTAAGTGTTGTCCAAGCTGAAATGAAGGATTCAAGAACaactgtggagttacttccttgTTATGACTCAGCTATTGTCTCTGTCCAAGAG GCAATGCTTTACTTCTGGCTGTGA